The genomic segment AGTTCGGCTATATCAGCATCTTCACAATACACACCACCAATGTTTTGTAAAGAAGGGCTTGTCGCACACCAAATTGTAGTTGCCGCACCCTGCGGAAGCGTTTTTAATAAAACAGCTACTTCTGGTTTTAAATTTCCATCCTGATCGTGAGTACCAATTTGTTTGAACAATTCGATAGGTTCTTCTCTGCCTAAATCAGTACCCAGAACGCTTCCCGGATGCAGAGAATAAGCTCTCACATTAAATTCTTTGGCACGATTGTCAAGTTCCATAGCAAACAAGTTACAGGCCGTTTTAGATTGTCCATAGCCTTGCAACGTATGATACTCGCGATGAAGAAAATTAGGATCATTAAAATCAAACGGCGCCATTTGATGTCCGTATGAAGAAACATTTAAAACTCTCGCTCCATTAGCCTGTTTAAGTGCCGGCCATAACTTAGCAGTAAGCTGAAACTGTCCTAAATAGTTGGTAACCAATTGCGATTCGTAACCTCTGTGATCTCTGCGTAACGGCACCCACATAATTCCGGCATTATTGATAAGAAGATGCAGCGGTCTGCCAGATGCTATAAATTTTGCAGCAAAAGCATCGATAGAATCCGGATTCATAAAGTCTAAAGATTCTAATTCTACATTTGCAATTCCGTCAAGGTTTTTCTGCGCTTTGACAATATCTCTGGCGGCAATAATTACCGTTGCACCTGCATTAGAAAGTGTTTTGGTAGTTTCTAACCCAATTCCGGTATGGCCTCCGGTTACAATGGCAATTTTACCCGTTAAATCAATTCCTTTAATTACATCTGTTGAAGTCGATTTTGCATTGAATCCTGATTGTAAAGGTTTTTGCATTGCTCCCTGATAATTATTCGTTTTCATTTTTTTTAAATTTTTAATTGTTATGAAGCAAAATTAGAGAGATGAAAAAGGTTTGATTTTGTTTAAAACGTCATTTTTACTTTGTTTAAAACGTCATTTTTTTCTTCTATGTAAATGACAACATAAATGCTTTTTGAGTATCTTTAACGCCAGCTAAATCAGTTCTCTAAAAATATTTTATGAAGGCATTGATTATTGGGGCTACAGGCTCAACAGGAAAATATTTGGTAGATCAGCTTCTGGAAGATGGTGACTATACTTCGGTCGTAACTTTTGTTAGAAAACCTACTGGAAAGAAGCACATTAAATTAACAGAACACGTTGTAAATTTTGAAACTATTAATCAATATAAAGATTTAATAGCCGGAGATGTTTTGTTTTCATGCCTCGGAACTACTTTAAAAGCAGCAGGTTCTAAAGAAAATCAATGGAAAATAGATTTTGATATTCCGGCAGCTTTTGCTTTAAACGCTATGGAAAACAACATAAAATCGTTTGTTTTGGTTTCTTCTTATGGAGCTTCTGCTAAAAGCAGCGTTTTTTATTCGAAAATGAAAGGCAAACTTGAAGATTATATTGCCGGACTTAATTTTGAACAGTATATTATTTTCAGACCGGGACCTTTGGTTCGTGAAGATACGGACAGGCTGGGAGAAAAAATTTCGATTAAAGTGATTAATGCCCTTAATGCAATTGGAATTCTTAGAAAACTCAAACCGCTTCATACTGAAATTTTGGCTCAAAAATTAGTAAAAGCACCTAAAATACTTCCTTCCGGAACTACGATTTTGGAACTTAAAGAAATTTTCGAATTTTAAAACACATTATTCTTTCCGGCCTTTATACATTCTCGTCTATGAAGATATTTTCTATCAAAGTATTATTGATTTTATTATTTTTTACATTTATTTCCTGCGAAAATAAAAAGCCCAAACCAGTTTCTAAACCGTATAAGGCTGGCGTAATATTGTCTTTTGATGATGCTTATGTTGATGAATGGTCTGAAGCCGACAGCATTTTGAGAAAATATTCATGGAAAGCTACTTTTAATGTCTGCAGAATTGATTCTATTGGAGAACCTGAAATAAAAACACTGCTCGAAATGCAAAAGTATGGTCATGAAATCGCGGGACATGGTTATCATCATTACAATGCGGTAAAGTTTGTGAATCAAAACGGAATTACTGCTTATATGAATCAGGAAATAAACCCGATGATTGTTTCAATGAAAAAGAAAGATTTTAAAGTTACTTCTTTCGCATATCCGTACGGAATGAGATCTGAGCTTCTGGATAAATCATTATCCAACGATTTTAAAATTATAAGAGGACGCGCTTTTGGTGGTGAAATCCCTGAAAAACAAGACAGTTATTTTAATAATTCTAAAGTTGTATTTGCCTTTGATATAGACAATAGCCACGTACATTTTAGCATTCCGTATGTTTTGGAATTACTGCATTACGCTAAAAAGAACAATAAAATTTTGCTTTTATGTGGCCATAAACCAGTAAAAGAGGTTACAGAAAATTATCAGACCAAAATAGAAACTTTAGAGTTTATTTGTAAATACATGCAGCTAAACGATTTAAAATTCTATAGATTATCTGATTTAGATGATTTACTTCCTCAGAGTCAGGGATAATGAGTAAAATCAATTAAATCCATTCACCCGAAGCGTCGTAATTATTTGGTAAATAGGTAAGGTACTGAACCATTCTCGGGCTTTTGCCTCTGTTTGGCGTGGCGCAATGCGGTAAAGTATTATTCCAGATAATAAAATCTCCGGCATTGCCCAAAATAGGTTTAGGTTTTAGAGTGTTGATTGCTTTTTCTCGCGGATTTTCATTCGGTTTCAGATTATTTAACCAATCGTTTATTTGAGTATTAAAACCCGGAACGCAGTGAAAAGCACCGTCATCAATACCGCAGTCAGTAAGATAGAGCAGACCTTGAAAACCAAGCGTAATGGGCTGTTTTAAACTTATATCCCAATGCAGCGGACTTCCTAAAAAAGTAAAACGGCTGGTTTCAGGAGGGTTAAAACTTACTTTGTCTATTACTTTGTATATTTGGGTAGTGTTGTAAAGCTGTTCGTAGGCCTTTTTTATTTTAAGTGAAGAACGGTTTTTATTTAATGTTTCATGATCAGAAAAATGAAGCATCAATCCCTTTTGGTTTTCGTGTCTCTTGTACCAGGTTTCCGGTTTTTCCGGATCCATTTTCAGGAAATCCCAAATGGCTTTTTGAGTCGCTTCACAATCTTGTTTAGAGATCGCATTTTTAAGGATTACATAGCCGTTTTTATTCCAAAATTTAAGGTCTTGTTCAGATAGAACATTGTCGATCTCACTTTCTATTTCATCGTTTTGATCTGCTTTTTTAGTCTTTATCCAGTTTTTGAAAGCTTCAAAATCAGGTTTTTGAAAATATAAAAACTGTATAGCATCTTCCATACCAACTCCCAGTTCGTACAGGGTTTTCATTTCCAGATCCCAGGTTTGCGTATCATTTGCTGTAGAAACATTTGAGGTTTCCTGAGTACGTTTCCATAAATTTTCGAGAATATTCCAGTGCATGTATTTTAGTCGTTTTGGATTTTAAATTCAAATTAAAAATACAAACTTATTCTTTCCAGTCATCGGGTAAATTATCAAAGAAAAGCTGAACCGAAAAATCACCGGCAATTACACCATTAATTAGTAACAAATGTCCGTTTGGATTGTCTTTCATCGGCGCATTGGTTGAAATATTGTGAATTCCTCCATAAAAATAACCTAAAGAAACATTTATAATATCTGCCGGACCACCATCTTTTTTAACCAACTGAAAACCAGGTCTGAGCTGACCGGCTTTTGCATATTTTCCGTTTGAAAGTAAAAATACCTGATCGAAACTGCAAATAAGATCTCTTACTGAATCTCCAAAAATAAAATTAATGTAAACCATTGTGGGGCCAAAATCTGATTCTGTTGCACCAGAGCTAAACGAAATTTTAGCATCCAAAACTTCTGGAATAATTTTATTTTCCTGTTGTTTTATAGTAAATGCTAATACTGTATCTCCAATATTTAATAACTGAATATCCTTTTCTCCTTGAGATACAGCAACTTTAGTAGAATAAGTAAAATCCTTGACTTTTAAATTTTCTGTTGGCTTAACTGGTTTAGTTTTCATAAAAAGTAGTTAGTTGGTTGTT from the Flavobacterium sp. genome contains:
- a CDS encoding SDR family NAD(P)-dependent oxidoreductase; this encodes MKTNNYQGAMQKPLQSGFNAKSTSTDVIKGIDLTGKIAIVTGGHTGIGLETTKTLSNAGATVIIAARDIVKAQKNLDGIANVELESLDFMNPDSIDAFAAKFIASGRPLHLLINNAGIMWVPLRRDHRGYESQLVTNYLGQFQLTAKLWPALKQANGARVLNVSSYGHQMAPFDFNDPNFLHREYHTLQGYGQSKTACNLFAMELDNRAKEFNVRAYSLHPGSVLGTDLGREEPIELFKQIGTHDQDGNLKPEVAVLLKTLPQGAATTIWCATSPSLQNIGGVYCEDADIAELDLGNIEHKFEDPSTIRGVQLYSLDEDNAKRLWDLSERLLGMSFEVI
- a CDS encoding NAD(P)H-binding protein, producing MKALIIGATGSTGKYLVDQLLEDGDYTSVVTFVRKPTGKKHIKLTEHVVNFETINQYKDLIAGDVLFSCLGTTLKAAGSKENQWKIDFDIPAAFALNAMENNIKSFVLVSSYGASAKSSVFYSKMKGKLEDYIAGLNFEQYIIFRPGPLVREDTDRLGEKISIKVINALNAIGILRKLKPLHTEILAQKLVKAPKILPSGTTILELKEIFEF
- a CDS encoding polysaccharide deacetylase family protein, producing MKIFSIKVLLILLFFTFISCENKKPKPVSKPYKAGVILSFDDAYVDEWSEADSILRKYSWKATFNVCRIDSIGEPEIKTLLEMQKYGHEIAGHGYHHYNAVKFVNQNGITAYMNQEINPMIVSMKKKDFKVTSFAYPYGMRSELLDKSLSNDFKIIRGRAFGGEIPEKQDSYFNNSKVVFAFDIDNSHVHFSIPYVLELLHYAKKNNKILLLCGHKPVKEVTENYQTKIETLEFICKYMQLNDLKFYRLSDLDDLLPQSQG
- a CDS encoding phytanoyl-CoA dioxygenase family protein, translating into MHWNILENLWKRTQETSNVSTANDTQTWDLEMKTLYELGVGMEDAIQFLYFQKPDFEAFKNWIKTKKADQNDEIESEIDNVLSEQDLKFWNKNGYVILKNAISKQDCEATQKAIWDFLKMDPEKPETWYKRHENQKGLMLHFSDHETLNKNRSSLKIKKAYEQLYNTTQIYKVIDKVSFNPPETSRFTFLGSPLHWDISLKQPITLGFQGLLYLTDCGIDDGAFHCVPGFNTQINDWLNNLKPNENPREKAINTLKPKPILGNAGDFIIWNNTLPHCATPNRGKSPRMVQYLTYLPNNYDASGEWI